From the genome of Deinococcus sp. JMULE3, one region includes:
- a CDS encoding AAA family ATPase → MRGPGGAGALLARLEAGERVPFETISAGLMPFVPLLARLPDTRQDAQWHAEGSVAAHSTLVVRWAHELADGAGLRGERRAALILAAALHDVGKALTTRDVPDEDGVVRVRSPQHARRGRDALSFRLLDTGFPARLVRTVLALVAAHHSLHRALDGNLDRGVPALARRAPLPLLTLLARADARGRVVRGADARVGEDTADLLELAARELGVWDTAEPLTEFREQLRALLPGADDDLLALALGRGVADWEAGVIHTPHEAAQRVQAAARQGFARLTMLCGPSGSGKSTLAAQLSGARVISLDALRGQLGRSAQDQRVNGQVMQAARESLREGLRRREHVVWDATSLRRDQRAQVLGLGHDYGALTRLWVAWTPPGVAASRNAARARVVPGAVLADQLRMLEFPDLGEAHEVTLHSPGGDGWTLDSPFPLS, encoded by the coding sequence ATGAGGGGGCCAGGTGGGGCCGGGGCCCTCCTCGCGCGGCTGGAGGCCGGGGAGCGGGTGCCGTTCGAGACGATCAGTGCCGGGCTGATGCCGTTCGTGCCGCTGCTGGCGCGGCTGCCGGACACGCGGCAGGACGCGCAGTGGCACGCCGAGGGCAGTGTCGCGGCGCACTCGACGCTGGTCGTTCGCTGGGCGCATGAACTGGCGGACGGGGCGGGCCTGCGGGGTGAGCGGCGGGCGGCGCTGATTCTGGCGGCGGCGCTGCATGACGTGGGGAAGGCCCTGACGACCCGGGACGTGCCGGACGAGGATGGGGTAGTGCGGGTGCGGTCGCCGCAGCATGCGCGGCGCGGGCGGGACGCGCTGTCGTTCCGGCTGCTGGACACCGGGTTTCCGGCGCGGCTGGTGCGGACCGTACTGGCGCTTGTCGCGGCGCATCACAGCCTGCACCGCGCGCTGGACGGGAACCTGGACCGCGGGGTGCCCGCGCTGGCGCGCCGCGCGCCGCTGCCCCTGCTGACGCTGCTGGCCCGCGCGGACGCCCGCGGGCGGGTGGTGCGCGGCGCGGACGCCCGCGTGGGTGAGGACACCGCCGACCTGCTGGAACTGGCCGCGCGGGAACTGGGCGTCTGGGACACCGCCGAACCATTGACCGAGTTCCGCGAGCAGCTGCGCGCCCTGCTGCCCGGCGCGGACGACGACCTGCTGGCCCTGGCGCTGGGGCGCGGCGTGGCCGACTGGGAGGCGGGCGTGATCCACACGCCACACGAGGCCGCGCAGCGCGTCCAGGCGGCCGCCCGGCAGGGCTTCGCGCGCCTGACGATGCTGTGTGGACCGTCCGGCAGCGGCAAGAGCACCCTGGCCGCCCAGCTGAGCGGGGCGCGGGTGATCAGTCTGGACGCCCTGCGCGGGCAGCTGGGGCGCAGTGCACAGGATCAGCGGGTGAACGGGCAGGTCATGCAGGCGGCCCGCGAGTCGCTGCGCGAAGGCCTGCGGCGGCGTGAACACGTCGTGTGGGACGCGACCAGCCTGCGGCGGGATCAGCGGGCGCAGGTGCTCGGGCTGGGGCATGATTACGGGGCGCTGACGCGCCTGTGGGTGGCGTGGACGCCGCCGGGCGTCGCCGCGTCGCGGAACGCCGCGCGGGCGCGCGTGGTGCCGGGCGCGGTCCTGGCCGATCAGCTGCGCATGCTGGAATTCCCGGACCTCGGCGAGGCGCACGAGGTCACGCTGCACTCCCCTGGAGGTGACGGATGGACGCTGGACTCTCCTTTCCCCCTCAGCTGA
- a CDS encoding RNA ligase family protein codes for MQNDDRRIPDLSGLEGQEVVVTEKLDGENTSLYRHDLHARSLDTRPHPSRTWVKAERGRFGHEIPPGWRLCGENVFAVHSLRYEALAGYFYLFSVWDDRNVSRPWDEVREWAARLGVPTPRELYRGVWNEAALRGLTVDTARMEGFVVRVTGEIGYAQFGRRVAKWVRAGHVQTDEHWLSRPVERNGLRDDPA; via the coding sequence TTGCAGAACGATGACCGCCGCATTCCGGACCTGAGTGGCCTGGAGGGGCAGGAGGTGGTCGTCACCGAGAAGCTCGACGGTGAGAACACCAGCCTGTACCGCCATGACCTGCACGCGCGCAGCCTGGATACGCGCCCGCATCCGTCGCGGACGTGGGTGAAGGCCGAGCGGGGCCGTTTCGGGCATGAGATCCCGCCCGGGTGGCGGCTGTGCGGGGAGAACGTGTTCGCGGTGCACAGCCTGCGGTACGAGGCGCTGGCCGGGTACTTCTACCTGTTCAGCGTGTGGGATGACCGGAACGTGTCGCGCCCGTGGGACGAGGTGCGGGAGTGGGCGGCGCGGCTGGGGGTGCCCACCCCGCGGGAACTGTACCGGGGCGTGTGGAACGAGGCGGCCCTGCGGGGACTGACGGTGGACACGGCGCGGATGGAAGGCTTCGTGGTGCGCGTGACCGGCGAGATTGGGTACGCGCAGTTCGGGCGGCGCGTGGCGAAGTGGGTGCGGGCCGGGCACGTGCAGACCGACGAGCACTGGCTGAGCCGCCCGGTGGAACGCAACGGGCTGCGGGACGATCCGGCATGA
- a CDS encoding DNA polymerase beta superfamily protein → MTRDLPPGTRVALHVPLPGLAQGTWGVVTGGAGSVYDVSFAGVVRAVNRVHLKVARADAEAIPADHGNLRPFVQYGCVMGSRAFGLGTDASDTDVRGFYLPPARLHWSLAGVPEQLEFESPGREEVYWEAGKFVRLALRANPNVLEVLASPLPLTVTPVAAAMLNLRDAFLSRLIVTTYGEYVRAQFRRLENERRTHGEARPKHLVHLLRLLISGAHALRTGEVLVDVTPHRDALLAIKRGETTWAEADAWRQALQAEFEHAAAHTRLPERPDAARVEAWLLDARRAALDW, encoded by the coding sequence ATGACCCGTGACCTGCCTCCCGGAACGCGCGTCGCGCTGCATGTGCCCCTGCCCGGGCTGGCGCAGGGCACGTGGGGTGTCGTGACCGGCGGGGCGGGAAGCGTGTACGACGTGAGTTTCGCCGGGGTGGTGCGGGCCGTGAACCGCGTGCATCTGAAGGTGGCCCGCGCGGACGCCGAGGCGATCCCGGCCGATCACGGGAACCTGCGGCCCTTCGTGCAGTACGGCTGCGTGATGGGCAGTCGAGCCTTCGGGCTGGGCACGGACGCGTCCGACACGGACGTACGGGGCTTCTACCTGCCGCCCGCCCGGTTGCACTGGAGCCTCGCGGGTGTACCCGAGCAGCTGGAGTTCGAGTCGCCGGGCCGCGAGGAGGTGTACTGGGAGGCGGGGAAGTTCGTGCGGCTGGCGCTGCGCGCGAACCCGAACGTGCTGGAGGTCCTGGCCTCACCGCTGCCGCTGACGGTCACGCCGGTCGCGGCGGCGATGCTGAACCTCCGGGACGCGTTCCTGAGTCGCCTGATCGTCACGACGTACGGCGAGTACGTCCGGGCGCAGTTCCGCCGCCTGGAGAACGAGCGGCGCACGCACGGCGAGGCCCGCCCGAAACACCTGGTGCACCTGCTGCGCCTGCTGATCAGCGGCGCGCACGCCCTGCGGACCGGGGAGGTGCTCGTGGACGTCACCCCGCACCGGGACGCCCTGCTGGCCATCAAGCGCGGCGAGACGACCTGGGCCGAGGCGGACGCGTGGCGGCAGGCCCTGCAGGCCGAGTTCGAGCACGCCGCCGCGCACACCCGCCTGCCCGAACGCCCCGACGCAGCGCGGGTCGAGGCGTGGCTGCTGGACGCCCGCCGCGCCGCGCTCGACTGGTAG